In uncultured Cohaesibacter sp., a genomic segment contains:
- a CDS encoding GNAT family N-acetyltransferase: MSEIVYETISQNRLGETLDDLASILHACVENGASVSFIHPFSRDDARRFWQAEVFPSVESGDTVLLVARSDCRIVGTVQLKTKLPPNQAHRCEVAKLLVHPDYRKRGIATTLMEILEQEARRLGKSLITLDTRSGDQAEPLYILLDYKIAGRIPNFARAADSDRLDSTTYMYKLLDLAVLE; the protein is encoded by the coding sequence CAGCCAGAACCGGCTGGGCGAGACACTGGATGATCTAGCGAGCATTCTGCATGCTTGCGTTGAGAATGGCGCCAGCGTCAGCTTCATTCATCCATTTTCCAGAGATGACGCCAGAAGATTCTGGCAAGCAGAAGTCTTCCCGTCAGTGGAAAGCGGCGATACGGTGCTGCTGGTTGCGCGGTCTGACTGCCGGATTGTCGGTACGGTTCAATTGAAGACCAAATTGCCACCCAATCAGGCCCATCGTTGCGAAGTGGCGAAATTGCTGGTGCATCCGGATTATCGCAAGCGCGGCATTGCAACCACGCTTATGGAAATTCTTGAACAAGAAGCGCGTCGGTTGGGCAAGAGCCTTATCACGCTGGATACCCGCTCTGGCGATCAGGCCGAACCGCTTTATATCCTGCTTGATTACAAGATCGCCGGACGCATTCCCAATTTTGCCAGAGCAGCGGATAGCGACCGGCTCGATTCAACAACCTATATGTATAAATTGCTCGATCTGGCCGTCTTGGAGTGA